A stretch of the Sphingomonas sp. CL5.1 genome encodes the following:
- the mutM gene encoding bifunctional DNA-formamidopyrimidine glycosylase/DNA-(apurinic or apyrimidinic site) lyase: MPELPEVETTVRGLAPVLEGASIAAIETRRADLRRPFPEDLRQRMTGARVTSLGRRAKYGLVATDRGDTMIFHLGMSGRWRIDPGELLPHDHLLIETGAGRRVALNDPRRFGSVDLWRSDALAGFPAFAALGPEPLGPELTAAYLYRMLAGRRASIKLMLLDQRIVAGLGNIYVCEALHLARISPKRAAGDVSRAKLGRLVEAIRAVLLSAIEAGGSTLRDYARPDGELGYFSKQFLVYGREGLPCACGGVVERYAEGGRSTFWCPACQRG, encoded by the coding sequence ATGCCCGAGCTTCCCGAAGTAGAAACCACCGTCCGCGGCCTCGCCCCGGTGCTGGAGGGCGCGTCGATCGCCGCGATCGAGACGCGCCGTGCGGACCTGCGGCGGCCGTTCCCCGAGGACCTGCGCCAGCGGATGACCGGCGCGCGCGTCACGTCGCTCGGGCGGCGGGCGAAATACGGGCTGGTCGCGACCGATCGCGGCGACACGATGATCTTCCATCTCGGCATGTCCGGGCGCTGGCGGATCGATCCGGGGGAACTGCTGCCGCACGATCATCTGCTGATCGAGACGGGGGCGGGGCGGCGCGTCGCGCTCAACGATCCGCGCCGATTCGGCTCGGTCGACCTGTGGCGCAGCGACGCGCTGGCGGGCTTCCCGGCCTTCGCGGCGCTGGGGCCGGAGCCGCTGGGGCCGGAACTGACCGCCGCTTACCTCTACCGGATGCTCGCCGGCCGCCGCGCGTCGATCAAGCTGATGCTGCTCGACCAGCGGATCGTCGCGGGGCTGGGCAACATCTACGTCTGCGAGGCGCTGCATCTCGCGCGCATCTCGCCGAAGCGCGCGGCGGGCGACGTGTCGCGCGCGAAGCTCGGGCGGCTGGTCGAGGCGATTCGCGCGGTGCTGCTCTCCGCGATCGAGGCGGGCGGATCGACGCTGCGCGATTATGCCCGACCCGATGGCGAGCTTGGCTATTTCTCGAAGCAATTCCTCGTCTACGGGCGCGAGGGGCTGCCGTGCGCATGCGGCGGCGTGGTGGAGCGTTATGCCGAGGGCGGGCGCTCGACCTTCTGGTGCCCGGCCTGTCAGCGTGGTTGA